In Rubripirellula tenax, the following are encoded in one genomic region:
- a CDS encoding Imm1 family immunity protein — protein MLKLQSIQDFHDVSDASELAGLLERLIAPDGTGAFWLHRDGECELALFLNGRRAAVYRSTDGSWSSTPHASDDDCEQFRLENGQIDDFPLSQCVPTADGIAAFLATARTGQLSGNIAWD, from the coding sequence ATGCTCAAGCTTCAATCCATCCAAGACTTCCACGACGTCAGCGACGCTTCGGAACTCGCTGGCCTGCTGGAGCGTCTCATCGCGCCGGACGGCACCGGCGCGTTCTGGCTCCACCGCGATGGCGAATGCGAACTGGCGCTATTCCTCAACGGACGCCGCGCTGCTGTATACCGCTCCACAGATGGTTCGTGGTCGTCCACTCCACACGCATCGGACGATGACTGCGAGCAGTTCCGACTCGAAAACGGCCAGATTGACGACTTTCCACTTTCTCAATGCGTTCCAACGGCGGATGGCATCGCGGCGTTTCTCGCTACGGCCCGGACTGGACAACTCTCTGGCAACATCGCGTGGGATTGA
- a CDS encoding cell division protein FtsQ, translating into MEKFNFATAWIFASVTAEGGVDLPMLIGTADSLNHAIPTVGEISRSLKALHICGLVEIADGRIQLTDHGRTVADDGFGRRGGRFSIPDNMRKSLDAATHPTIETKPDLSFVTDETVSAAFQEYRKMLGT; encoded by the coding sequence ATGGAGAAGTTCAACTTTGCCACGGCATGGATTTTCGCTTCGGTGACCGCCGAGGGTGGTGTTGACCTTCCAATGCTCATTGGGACGGCTGACTCTCTCAATCACGCGATCCCAACTGTTGGCGAAATTTCTCGGTCGCTCAAAGCTTTGCATATTTGCGGACTGGTTGAAATCGCTGATGGTCGCATCCAACTCACGGATCACGGTCGCACCGTTGCTGATGATGGCTTTGGTCGACGCGGCGGACGCTTCTCAATCCCGGACAACATGCGCAAATCGCTCGATGCGGCGACCCATCCCACAATCGAAACGAAACCCGATCTCTCCTTCGTCACCGATGAAACGGTGTCCGCCGCGTTCCAAGAATACCGCAAGATGCTGGGAACCTGA
- a CDS encoding DUF6985 domain-containing protein, with protein MPLDSINFNAFTFDKYFWEGKHAIPWLAAVVEIVIDGDPTRIPDTQRSILAFVHDLPSSTRETLQQYIYDEYQSEIYGAYSGGDDVTPPISGPTDIWNLISEPGVAISDIAEPERHFVVSFECVWDPEHGLSILFNDRGEPVDIGGQGDHF; from the coding sequence ATGCCGCTTGACTCAATCAACTTCAACGCGTTCACTTTCGACAAGTACTTCTGGGAGGGCAAGCACGCAATTCCATGGCTCGCTGCGGTTGTCGAAATCGTAATTGACGGCGACCCTACACGTATCCCTGACACGCAACGTTCAATACTCGCTTTCGTCCACGACCTGCCTAGCTCGACCCGCGAAACGCTTCAGCAGTACATTTACGACGAATATCAATCCGAAATCTACGGCGCTTACTCCGGTGGCGATGATGTCACACCTCCGATTTCTGGGCCAACCGACATCTGGAACCTTATTTCTGAACCGGGCGTCGCAATCTCCGACATTGCAGAACCCGAACGTCACTTCGTCGTCTCGTTTGAGTGCGTATGGGATCCCGAACACGGACTCTCGATTCTATTCAATGATCGCGGTGAACCCGTAGACATCGGCGGGCAGGGCGACCACTTCTAG